The proteins below come from a single Chiloscyllium punctatum isolate Juve2018m chromosome 18, sChiPun1.3, whole genome shotgun sequence genomic window:
- the hmox1a gene encoding heme oxygenase 1a → METSTETTTATISQTDSMPADLSEALKLATKDSHELAENSEFMKNFQKGQVTRDQFKLLLDSLYFIYTALEEEIERNKDHPAFAPLYFPSELHRKDALVQDLEYFHGPGWRSHIECPRATKKYVSRIQQVGRQEPELLVAHSYIRYMGDLSGGQVLKKVAQKALQLPSTGEGVAFFTFDRVTNATKFKQLYRSRMNTLDTTNGIKEKILEEANRAFQLNVEVFAELQQLKTQNQKQGVSMPSDLSEALKLATKDSHELAENSDFMRNFQKGQVTRDQFKLLLDSLYFIYTALEEEIERNKDHPAFAPLYFPSELHRKDALVQDLEYFHGPGWRSHIECPRATKKYVSRIQQVGRQEPELLVAHSYIRYMGDLSGGQVLKKVAQKALQLPSTGEGVAFFTFDRVTNATKFKQLYRSRMNTLDTTNGIKEKILEEANRAFQLNVELFHELQTLTSSSERNGAVHSNDTETRRRIVTQGQSVLTGDNQHQPKHSDDLLTHDRGLRFAVLIGLVVVTLTVAYYQYVW, encoded by the exons ATGGAGACCAGCACGGAGACCACAACAGCAACCATCAGCCAAACAGACAG CATGCCAGCTGACCTATCAGAAGCCCTGAAGCTAGCCACGAAAGATTCGCACGAACTGGCCGAGAACTCTGAGTTCATGAAGAACTTCCAGAAGGGTCAAGTCACCCGAGATCAGTTCAAG CTTTTACTGGACTCTCTGTACTTCATCTACACGGCCCTGGAAGAGGAGATCGAGAGGAACAAGGATCACCCGGCCTTCGCCCCTCTCTACTTCCCCTCGGAGCTCCACCGGAAGGATGCCTTGGTGCAGGATCTGGAATATTTCCATGGGCCGGGCTGGCGAAGCCACATCGAGTGCCCAAGGGCTACGAAGAAGTATGTGTCGAGGATCCAGCAGGTTGGGCGCCAGGAGCCTGAGCTGCTGGTGGCCCACTCCTACATCAGGTACATGGGGGACCTGTCAGGGGGGCAGGTGCTCAAGAAGGTGGCCCAGAAAGCATTGCAGCTGCCGAGCACGGGCGAAGGGGTCGCCTTCTTCACCTTTGACCGGGTCACCAACGCCACCAAGTTCAAGCAGTTGTACCGCTCCCGCATGAACACGCTGGACACCACGAATGGAATAAAAGAAAAGATCCTGGAAGAGGCAAACCGGGCCTTCCAGCTCAACGTGGAG GTCTTTGCAGAGCTCCAGCAGCTGAAAACTCAGAACCAGAAGCAAGGAGTCAG CATGCCATCCGACCTATCAGAAGCCCTGAAGCTGGCCACGAAGGACTCTCACGAACTAGCTGAGAACTCAGATTTCATGAGAAACTTCCAAAAGGGTCAAGTCACCCGGGATCAGTTCAAG CTTTTACTGGACTCTCTGTACTTCATCTACACGGCCCTGGAAGAGGAGATCGAGAGGAACAAGGATCACCCAGCCTTCGCCCCTCTCTACTTCCCCTCGGAGCTCCACCGGAAGGATGCCTTGGTGCAGGATCTGGAATATTTCCATGGGCCAGGCTGGCGGAGCCACATAGAGTGCCCAAGGGCTACGAAGAAGTATGTGTCGAGGATCCAGCAGGTTGGGCGCCAGGAGCCTGAGCTGCTGGTGGCCCACTCCTACATCAGGTACATGGGGGACCTGTCAGGGGGGCAGGTGCTCAAGAAGGTGGCCCAGAAAGCATTGCAGCTGCCGAGCACGGGCGAAGGGGTGGCCTTCTTCACCTTTGACCGGGTCACCAACGCCACCAAGTTCAAGCAGTTGTACCGCTCCCGCATGAACACGCTGGACACCACGAATGGAATAAAAGAAAAGATCCTGGAAGAGGCAAACCGGGCCTTCCAGCTCAACGTGGAG CTTTTCCATGAACTCCAAACTTTGACCTCCAGCTCAGAGAGAAACGGTGCCGTGCACAGCAATGACACAGAGACCAGGAGACGCATTGTCACTCAGG GACAATCAGTACTTACAGGAGACAATCAGCATCAGCCAAAGCACTCAGATGATTTGCTGACTCACGACCGAGGCCTGCGATTTGCTGTACTGATTGGTTTAGTTGTAGTAACACTCACTGTTGCATATTATCAATATGTATGGTGA